The genomic segment CCTGCAGGCCGAAGCCGCGCTCCCAGGCGATGCCGCCATCGCCGACCACCGCGGCTGCGAGACCAGGAATGCCCGCCTGCCGGGCCAGCGCCTGGAGGTACCGGCCGAACAACTCGAGCGCGAGCTCGTCGGCGCCCGCGGGCACCCGGACTAACAGCAGAGCTGCAACGAGCAGGCCGAAGACGCCTCGGCGCATGGATCTCACAGCATGATACAGCAGCGGTCGCGCCAAGGCACAGCAGAAGAGCATCCGGCCTTTTCGTGGGGTTGGCCGCGGAGCCGTACGCGGATGTGTAATGGGCCGGCGATTTCTGTGACCGGCGCTATCGTTCCGGAAACAGCGCGTCCGCATTCTCGTAGAGCACCTTGCGCTTGGTCTCGTCGCTGAGCGGAAGCGCGAGAAACTGATCGACGTTCTTCCGCATCGACGCCACTCCCGGGCTCGGCCAGTCCGATCCCCACACCGTGCGGTCGGCGATCTCCTCCAGCCTGGGGAACCATTCGAGCAACCGCGACGGCGGTATTCCCGAAAGCTCCAGGTACACGTTCGGGTGCCGGCGCACGACGAAGAAGGCTTCTTTCGTCCAGAGCGGACGCCCACCGTGGGCGAGCAGGATCGTCAGATCCGGAAAGTCGATGGCGACGTCATCGACATCCATCGGGTTTCCGAGGCGGCTCCGCGCGCCTGGGAACACCGATGTCCCGGTGTGAATCGTCACCGGCAAACCGGCGCCCTCGGCGGCCAGGTAGATCTTCGCGAGCGCGTCGAGGCCGCCGGTATAGGCGTTGGCCGCGAACTCCTGGTGGGGCGGATGGATCTTGATGGCGCGAATGCCGCGCTCGGCAAGGTTCGAGACCTCCGCCGCCGGGTCCGCGGTGTGGCGCGGGTGCACCGACCCGAATGCGAGGAGCCGGGAGGGAGCGGCCGACGCGAACTGGAGGGTCCAGTCGTTGACCTCCGGCCCCGGGCCGATCACGTCCGGGCTCACGTAGTTGATCATCCCGACCCGCTCGATGCCTTCCGCGTCCATCAGGCGCAGCAGCGCCGCGGGGTCGGACGAATACGCCTCGATCTCCTCCCGATTCGGCTTGCCGGCAAGAAAGGTCCGGCGCGCCTCGGGACGCAGCAGGTGATAGGGGGCGACGTGGACGTGGAGGTCGATGACGGCGGACACGGCGGACACGGCGGACGCACGGCCGATCCTACCGGAAAGCGGGGCGGCGCCGGGCTATAATCGCCGGCCGGTGCTCACCCCTGCCGTCGCTTCGCTCCTCGCCCTCGCGGCCGCGATCGTCCTGAGCTGCACGACGCAGCTGAACGTCGGCCTGATCGCGATCGCTGCCGCCTGGGCGATCGGCGCGTTCGTGGCGGGCTGGCCCGGCGAAATCATCGCCGCCGGCTTCCCCACGCAGCTGTTCCTCACGCTGGCCGGCGTCACGCTGTTGTTCGCCGTCTCCGACGCGAACGGAACCGTCCACGGGGTTGCGGCGCGTCTGATGCGGCTCGCGCGGGGCAACGCCCGGATCGTGCCGCTCCTCTTCTTTGTCATCGCCATGGCCATCGCGACCGTCGGTCCCGGTGCCATCGCGAGCGTCGCCCTGGTCGTGCCCATCGCCATGGCGCTCGGCACCGAAGCGCGGGTGCCGGCGCTGCTCACGGCGCTGATGGTGGCCAATGGCGCCAACGCGGGAAACCTGTCGCCGTTCAGCTCCGTCGGCGTGATCGCGAACACGAGGATGGCGGCCGTGGGGCTCGGCGGGCACGAATGGAAGGTGTGGGGAGCCAACTTCACCGCCCACCTGCTCGTGGGGCTGGCGGCCTGGGCGATGTTCGGCGGGCTGCGCCGCTCGCGCGGCGAGCGGGCCCACGCGGGGGCCTCCGCGCCGCCGCTTGGCTGGCGTCAGGCGCTCACGATCGCGGCGGTCACGGCGTGGATCGCCGCCGTCGTGTTCTTCGGCGTGCACGTCGGGTTCTCCGCGTTCGCGGCCGCCGTCCTGCTCGTCGTGGCGAGGGCCGCTGACGAGACCGCCGCGGTGAAGCGGATGCCGTGGAGCGCGATCCTGATGGTGTGCGGCGTGTCGCTGTTGATTGCCGTTCTCGAGAAGACGGGCGGCATGGATCTGTTCACGCGGCTGCTCGCGGGGCTCGCCACGCCCGCGACCATCAACGGCACGATCGCCTTCGTCACCGGCACGATCTCGACCTACAGCAGCACGTCGGGCGTGGTGCTCCCCACGTTCCTGCCGACCGTGCCGGGGCTCGTCGCGCGCGTCGGCGGCGGCGATCCGCTGGCGGTCGCGCTCAGCATCAACGTCGGCGCGTCGCTCGTGGACGTCTCGCCGCTCTCGACGATCGGCGCGTTGTGCGTGGCCGCCGTGTCCGACCCGGCGCTCTCGCGCGACCTGTTCCGCCGCATGCTGATCTGGGGGCTGGCGATGACGCTCGTCGGCGCCCTGCTCTGCCAGGCGTTCGCCGGCACGTTCGCGCGGCTGTAATCGCCATGGCGCTCGCCGATCTGTTCGCACACACGTTCGAGACGCGCCGCGGCGAAACGGCGCTCGAATGGAAGGGGCGGGCGTTCACGTTCGGAGAGATCGACGCGCGCGCGTGGCGCATGGCGCGCGAGATCGAGGAGCTGCTGCTCGAACAGGGCGCCGTCGCGGACGCCGCAGTGGTCGGCGCGCCCGATCCGGTGCGCGGCGAGGTGCCCGTCGCCTATCTCGTCCTTGCGCCGGGCGCGACGCTCGACGCTGCGGCCCTCGAGGCCGCCTGCCGGCGCAGCCTCGCGTCATTCAAGATCCCGCGCGCCTTCATCGCCGTCGGCCACATCCCCCGCACGGCGCTCGGAAAAGTGCAGAAGCATCTGCTCGGAGGAGGTCAGTAGCGGCCGGTGGCTCCCGACCCTTGACCACTACAGATTCAAGTCCACCCACACGCTCTTCACCTGCGTGTAGTGCTCGAGGGCGTGGACGCTCATCTCCCGGCCGAACCCGCTCTGCTTGTAGCCGCCGAAGGGGGCCGCCGTGTCGTAGACATTGTACGTGTTCACCCAGACGGTGCCGGCCTTGAGCTTCCCCGCCACGTGATGCGCCTTCTTGATGTCCCTCGTCCAGACCGCGGCGGCCAGGCCGTACTGCGTGTCGTTGGCCTTCGCGATCGCCTCGTCCAGGTCGGCGAACTCGATTGTCGCCAGCACGGGCCCGAAAATCTCCTCGCGGGCAATCGTCATCTCCGGGGTGACGCCGTCGAACACGGTCGGCTGGAGGAAATATCCCTTGCCCGTGCCGATGTCCGCGCGCCCTCCGCCGGCGACGAGCGTGGCGCCTTCCCTTTTTGCCGTTTCAATGTAGCCCAGCACTCGCTCCATCTGGGTCTTCGACGCGATTGCCCCCAGCTTCGTCTTCGGGTCCAGGGGATCTCCGGGCGTCATCTTCCTGGTGCGCGCGGCCAGCTTCTCCATGAACTCGTCCTTGATGGACCGGGCGACCAGCAGGCGCGAGCCCGCGGCGCACACTTCCCCTTTGCCGTAGAAGATCCCGACCGTTGCGCCGCGGATCGCCGCCTCGAGATCGGCGTCGGGCAACACGATGTTCGGCGACTTGCCGCCCAGCTCCAGCGTGATGTGCTTCAGCGTGTCTGCGGCGCTTCGCATGATCCCCTTGCCGGTGCTCGTGTCCCCCGTGAACGCGATCTTGTCGATGCCGGGGTGCTCGACGATCGCCTGCCCCACGCTCGACCCCGGGCCGGTGATGACGTTGAGCACGCCGGGCGGGAACCCGACTTCCTGCGCGATTTCGCCGAGCGCAATCGCCGTGAGCGGCGTCTGGCTCGCGGGCTTCAGGATCAGCGTGTTGCCGCACGCAAGCGCCGGCCCGACCTTCCAGGATGCGAGGAGCAGCGGAAAGTTCCACGGCACGATCGCCGCCACCACGCCGACTGGCTCGCGCAGGGTGTAGGTGAAGTAATTTCCCTTGACGGGAATCGTCTCGCCATGAACCTTGTCCGCCCATCCGGCGTAATACTGCAGGCACTCGGCGGCGGCGGGGATCTCGACGTGCCGCGACTCGGTAATCGGCTTGCCGTTGTGGAGCGTCTCGAGCCGCGCAACGTCGTCCACCCGTTCCATCAGGCGCTCGCCCAGCTTCCACAACAGCCGGCCGCGTTCCCGCGCCGGCATCTTCGCCCAGGGACCATCGAGCGCCGCGCGCGCGGCCCTGACCGCGGCATCGACGTCCTCGCGCGTGGCCGACGCCACCTCCGCGATGACTTCTTCCGTTGCGGGGTTGATGACCGGCACGGTCTTCCCGCCGGACGCGTCGACCCACTGGCCGTTGATCAGGAGCTTCTTTCGTTCCACGTGGCGATCCTCGCAGAGGACGTAAGGGGGACAGTCACACTTTCCCGGGCCCCTGCTTCGGAAAGTGTGACTGTCCCCCTTACGTCCTCAGAGCTCCGTCCTCACGTATTCGAAATCAACCGGCTGCCGGTTGATGCCGCGGGCTGGCGGCGCGATGTAGTTGGCGTACACCCCCGGCTCGTACACCGGTTCGGCCATGATGCTGAGCAGGTACTCGCGATCGCGTTCCGAGGGCAGCCACTCGTGCTTGCGTCGCTCCCACTCTTCTTCCGAGAGCGGCGTTCCATGCGGGTCGAAATGCGCGGCGGAGAACATGCCGATCTCGCGGTTGAACTTGCGGTCGGGCAGGCGCAGCCGGTCCGCCATGCCGTGCCGCTCGAGGATCTTATTCCATCGGTCGACTCCCGCCTGGCAGTCGCCCACGTACCAGTCGCGCAGGACTTCGTTCATGACCTGGCGCATCGGGACGGCCCGCTGCCCGAGCGATCCGTCGCTCAGCACCTGCAGATGATAGTGGCGATCCTCGCTGACGACGTGGTCGTCCCAGCGGGTTTCCTGGGCGCGCCCCTTGAGCCCGTTGGCGAAGTAGGCGGCGGCGTTGTTGGAGATCTCGTTGCCGTGCAGGTCCAGGCTGCGGCTGAACCACAGGTTGATGTGCTTCTGGATCGTCGGCACATCGATGCCGCCCAGACTGCGGACATCCTCGGAGAACCCCGCCTCCTTCATCAACTGACACGTGCGCTCGAGGATGCGCCCCACGCCCGTCTCGCCGACGAACATGTGATGCGCCTCTTCGGTCAGCATGAACCGCGTCGTCCGGGACAGGGGATCGAGCGAGCTTTCGGACAGCGAGAGCAGCTGCGACTTGCCGTCACGATCCGTGAACATCGTGAACATGAAGAAATCCAGCCAGTTCTCGATCGGATCGTTGAACGCCTCGAGGATGCGCGGCTTGTCGCGGTTGCCGCTTTGTCGATCCAGCAGTTCCTCGGCCTCGTCGCGCCCATCGCGACCGAAATACGAGTGCAGCAGATAGACCATCGCCCAGAGGTGCCGCCCCTCCTCCACGTTCACCTGGAACAGGTTTCTGAGGTCGTACACGCTCGGGCAGCGGTGCCCGAGCCAGCGCTGCTGCTCAACGCTGGCCGGCTCGGTGTCTCCTTGCGTGACGATGAGCCGTCGGAGCTGGTTGCGGAACTCGCCCGGCACTTCCTGCCAGACCGGCCGGCCGAAGAAGTCACCGAACCCGACGCGACGATCGTGCACCGGGTCCGCGAGGAAGATCCCCCAGCGGTACTCCGGCAGCTTGACGTATTCGAAGTGCGCCCACCCGGACGGATCGACGCTGACGGCGGTGCGTACGTAGACCTGGTGGTAGTCCTGGAAGCCCTGCGGCCCCATGTCGCGCCACCACTGGATGTACTTCGGCTGCCAGTGCTCGAGCGCGCGCTGCAGGCGCTTGTTGCTCGAGAGGTTGACGTTGTTTGGAATCTTCTCGGCGGAGATCATTCGGTCCCCCTGCCTCGCCTCTGGCCTCTGCTAACACCGGTTCCAGTCGAACTGCGGCCGCGCGCCCGCCGTGCCGTACGACGTCAGCGCGCCCTTTTCCCCGACCGCGTTCGGCCGCTGGAAGATCCAGTTCTGCCACGCCGTCAGGCGCCCGAAGATCTTCGTTTCGAGCGTTTCCGGCCCGGCGAATCGGAGGTTGGCCTCCATCCCCGTCAGGGCATCCGGAGAAAAGGCGGCGCGCGCCTCCAGCGCCAGGCGGATCTCGTCGTCCCAGTCGATGTCGTCTGGCGCGAAGGTGACGAGGCCGGCCTCCTCCGCCTGCTGCGCGTCGAACAGACCATCGTGCGCCAGCACGCGATCGACCGCCGCCGGGTCGGCGAGAAAACGCGTCTCCAGCCGCGAGAGCCCGTTGCCCATCGGCAGCAGCCCGGCGTTCATCGGCGAAAGCGCGATCGCATTCTGCAGGTCCTCGTCCGCACGCATGTAGCTCCGGTCGCAGGCGAGCGCCAGCTCGAAGAGCGACCCGGCAAACGCGCTGCCCGGCTCGATGAGCGCGAAGAGGCTGCGCGAGGTGAGGTCAACACGTTTCAGCGTGCGCTTGATGAAGTGGACGATCTCGCGGACGAGCCAGTGGTCCCGATGTGCGGCGAGCGCCCGATCGGACGCGAGGACGCGCTCGACAGGGCCCTCGGTGCGGAAAATCACCGTGCCGATCGACGGCTCGTTCATCCGGATCCGCAGGATGGCGTCATCGAGCTCGCGGAACGCGCGCAGCGCCCAGAACCGGTCTCCCATCGCGGCAATGGCCTGCGGCGTGTCCGGCTGGTCCTCCTCCGGCGCGCGCACGACGACGGTGGCCAGGCGCTTCTCGCGATCGATCGCCAGCGTGACGGCGGAGTACGCGACGAGGTCGGGCGACACCACGGGATTCAGCGGCGTGAGCACGATGCCGGGACCGCTGTCCGGCCGATCGGAGAGGTTGGCGAGCGCCCGCGCGCGCGCCTCGACGGCGTCCTTGAACCGGCTGGCCGGATGAACGGCGTCCACGAGCCGCCATTCGACCGCGCGCTTGCCCTTGATGCCTTCGGTGAGCGTGCTGAAGAAGTCGGCACGATCGCGCCGCACCTTCCGCTTGTCCACGACCCGGGTCAGGCCGCCCGTACCGGGCAGCACGCCCAGCAGCGGCGTCTCCGGCAGGCTCACCGCTGAATTCCCATCGTCCACGAGCAGGATTTCGTCGCACGCCAGCGCCAGCTCGTAGCCCCCTCCGGCGCAGATGCCGTTCAGCGCGGCCACGAACTTGAGCCCGGAGTGCGCGCTCGCGTCCTCGATCGCCAGGCGCGTCTCGTTGGTGAACTTGCAGAAGTTCACCTTCCATCCGTGCGTGGAGCTGCGGAGCATGTAGATGTTCGCGCCCGCGCAGAAGATGCGCTCTTTCAGGCTGGTGATGACGACCGAGTGCACCTCGGGATGCTCGAACCGGATGCGTTGAAGGGCGTCGGCGAGCTCGATGTCGACGCCGAGGTCGTACGAGTTGAGCTTGAGCCGGTAGTCTGTCGACAGCCCGGCATCCTCGGTGACGTCCATCGACAGCCGGGCGACGGGACCGCCGAACGACAGCTTCCAGTGGCGGTACTTGTCCGGGGACGTCCCGAATTCGACACGTGTGGCGGGTACGGTGCTTTGGCTCGCGGCTGCCATGGCCCCTGAGCGTAATTCGCAGACGGACGGGTGTCAAGGCACTATAGTGCTCCCACCCAGCGTCAGAGGTGATATAGTGCACTACGTGCTCAGCGCTGATCAGCTGCTCGACTCTCTCGGGCGCCGGGTGCGTGCGGCGCGAACCGCGCGCGGGTGGACGCTGCGCGAGCTGTCGGAGCGTTCGGGCGTGTCGCTGCGCTTCCTCGTGCAGCTCGAGGCGGGCGACGGCAACATCTCGGTGCGCCGCCTGACGTCGGTCGCCTCGGCGCTCGAGACGACGCCCGGCGTGCTGCTGGCGGACGGCAACGTGGCGGGGCCGGAAGCCACGACGGTCATTGCCTTACTGGGACTGCGCGGTGCCGGGAAGACGACTGTGGGGCGGCGGCTCGCGCGCCGGCTCCGGATGCGGTTCGTCGAACTTGACCAGCGCATCGAAGAGATCGCCAACCTGACGCTGAGCGAAATCTTCTCGTTGCACGGCGAGGAGTACTACCGGCGGCTCGAGCGCCAGGCGCTCGCCCAACTGCTCGACGGCCCGACTTCCCTGGTCATTGCCACGGGCGGCGGCATCGTGACCGCTCCCGAGACGTTCGCCCTGCTCCGTCGCCAGGCCCGGACGGTGTGGCTCAAGGCGACGCCGGAGGATCACTGGAACCGCGTGGTGAAGCAGGGCGATCGGCGGCCGATGGCCGACCATCCGCAGGCCATGCGGGATCTGCGCGACCTGCTCGCCGCCCGCGAGCCGCTCTACTCCGCCGCCACGATGACCATCGACACCTCGGGCCGGACAATCGGGGAGGTGGTGCGCGCGGTGGAGGCGGGGGTGCGGGTGAATGGGGAGGTGCGATAGGGTTCGAGGGGTTCGAGGGGTTCGAGGGGTTCGAAGGGGTTCGAGAAGTACCTTGTGCCCGGCGCCTCGTGCCTCGTGCCTAGAGATTCACTGGAATCAGCAGCATTGCTACAACGCTAATCACGGCACACACCAGAGCGACAAGGCAAGTGTAACCAAGGATGTCACCAAACCGCAGGCGCGTGACCGCCAAGAGCGGGATCGCCCAGAACGGTTGAATCAGATTCGTCGTGGAGTCACCGTACGCATAGGCGAGCAGCGTGGTAGTCGCCGACACGCCCAGCTCCCGGGCTGCCGGCAACAGGTAGGGCGCTTCAA from the Acidobacteriota bacterium genome contains:
- a CDS encoding amidohydrolase yields the protein MSAVSAVIDLHVHVAPYHLLRPEARRTFLAGKPNREEIEAYSSDPAALLRLMDAEGIERVGMINYVSPDVIGPGPEVNDWTLQFASAAPSRLLAFGSVHPRHTADPAAEVSNLAERGIRAIKIHPPHQEFAANAYTGGLDALAKIYLAAEGAGLPVTIHTGTSVFPGARSRLGNPMDVDDVAIDFPDLTILLAHGGRPLWTKEAFFVVRRHPNVYLELSGIPPSRLLEWFPRLEEIADRTVWGSDWPSPGVASMRKNVDQFLALPLSDETKRKVLYENADALFPER
- a CDS encoding C4-dicarboxylate ABC transporter, with amino-acid sequence MLTPAVASLLALAAAIVLSCTTQLNVGLIAIAAAWAIGAFVAGWPGEIIAAGFPTQLFLTLAGVTLLFAVSDANGTVHGVAARLMRLARGNARIVPLLFFVIAMAIATVGPGAIASVALVVPIAMALGTEARVPALLTALMVANGANAGNLSPFSSVGVIANTRMAAVGLGGHEWKVWGANFTAHLLVGLAAWAMFGGLRRSRGERAHAGASAPPLGWRQALTIAAVTAWIAAVVFFGVHVGFSAFAAAVLLVVARAADETAAVKRMPWSAILMVCGVSLLIAVLEKTGGMDLFTRLLAGLATPATINGTIAFVTGTISTYSSTSGVVLPTFLPTVPGLVARVGGGDPLAVALSINVGASLVDVSPLSTIGALCVAAVSDPALSRDLFRRMLIWGLAMTLVGALLCQAFAGTFARL
- the betB gene encoding betaine-aldehyde dehydrogenase → MERKKLLINGQWVDASGGKTVPVINPATEEVIAEVASATREDVDAAVRAARAALDGPWAKMPARERGRLLWKLGERLMERVDDVARLETLHNGKPITESRHVEIPAAAECLQYYAGWADKVHGETIPVKGNYFTYTLREPVGVVAAIVPWNFPLLLASWKVGPALACGNTLILKPASQTPLTAIALGEIAQEVGFPPGVLNVITGPGSSVGQAIVEHPGIDKIAFTGDTSTGKGIMRSAADTLKHITLELGGKSPNIVLPDADLEAAIRGATVGIFYGKGEVCAAGSRLLVARSIKDEFMEKLAARTRKMTPGDPLDPKTKLGAIASKTQMERVLGYIETAKREGATLVAGGGRADIGTGKGYFLQPTVFDGVTPEMTIAREEIFGPVLATIEFADLDEAIAKANDTQYGLAAAVWTRDIKKAHHVAGKLKAGTVWVNTYNVYDTAAPFGGYKQSGFGREMSVHALEHYTQVKSVWVDLNL
- the boxB gene encoding benzoyl-CoA 2,3-epoxidase subunit BoxB, whose protein sequence is MISAEKIPNNVNLSSNKRLQRALEHWQPKYIQWWRDMGPQGFQDYHQVYVRTAVSVDPSGWAHFEYVKLPEYRWGIFLADPVHDRRVGFGDFFGRPVWQEVPGEFRNQLRRLIVTQGDTEPASVEQQRWLGHRCPSVYDLRNLFQVNVEEGRHLWAMVYLLHSYFGRDGRDEAEELLDRQSGNRDKPRILEAFNDPIENWLDFFMFTMFTDRDGKSQLLSLSESSLDPLSRTTRFMLTEEAHHMFVGETGVGRILERTCQLMKEAGFSEDVRSLGGIDVPTIQKHINLWFSRSLDLHGNEISNNAAAYFANGLKGRAQETRWDDHVVSEDRHYHLQVLSDGSLGQRAVPMRQVMNEVLRDWYVGDCQAGVDRWNKILERHGMADRLRLPDRKFNREIGMFSAAHFDPHGTPLSEEEWERRKHEWLPSERDREYLLSIMAEPVYEPGVYANYIAPPARGINRQPVDFEYVRTEL
- a CDS encoding benzoyl-CoA-dihydrodiol lyase, translated to MAAASQSTVPATRVEFGTSPDKYRHWKLSFGGPVARLSMDVTEDAGLSTDYRLKLNSYDLGVDIELADALQRIRFEHPEVHSVVITSLKERIFCAGANIYMLRSSTHGWKVNFCKFTNETRLAIEDASAHSGLKFVAALNGICAGGGYELALACDEILLVDDGNSAVSLPETPLLGVLPGTGGLTRVVDKRKVRRDRADFFSTLTEGIKGKRAVEWRLVDAVHPASRFKDAVEARARALANLSDRPDSGPGIVLTPLNPVVSPDLVAYSAVTLAIDREKRLATVVVRAPEEDQPDTPQAIAAMGDRFWALRAFRELDDAILRIRMNEPSIGTVIFRTEGPVERVLASDRALAAHRDHWLVREIVHFIKRTLKRVDLTSRSLFALIEPGSAFAGSLFELALACDRSYMRADEDLQNAIALSPMNAGLLPMGNGLSRLETRFLADPAAVDRVLAHDGLFDAQQAEEAGLVTFAPDDIDWDDEIRLALEARAAFSPDALTGMEANLRFAGPETLETKIFGRLTAWQNWIFQRPNAVGEKGALTSYGTAGARPQFDWNRC
- a CDS encoding helix-turn-helix domain-containing protein, which codes for MLSADQLLDSLGRRVRAARTARGWTLRELSERSGVSLRFLVQLEAGDGNISVRRLTSVASALETTPGVLLADGNVAGPEATTVIALLGLRGAGKTTVGRRLARRLRMRFVELDQRIEEIANLTLSEIFSLHGEEYYRRLERQALAQLLDGPTSLVIATGGGIVTAPETFALLRRQARTVWLKATPEDHWNRVVKQGDRRPMADHPQAMRDLRDLLAAREPLYSAATMTIDTSGRTIGEVVRAVEAGVRVNGEVR
- a CDS encoding short-chain fatty acid transporter, translated to NLVRAVSRGVGTASGIILQFPFYAGIFGVINNTALGSWLGELFVRVATADTYPLIVYIYSAFMNVFVPSAGSKWLIEAPYLLPAARELGVSATTTLLAYAYGDSTTNLIQPFWAIPLLAVTRLRFGDILGYTCLVALVCAVISVVAMLLIPVNL